A genomic segment from Glycine soja cultivar W05 chromosome 20, ASM419377v2, whole genome shotgun sequence encodes:
- the LOC114402640 gene encoding putative uncharacterized protein DDB_G0267840 has translation MLQDVVHPSTPAEQLPIDEISGPISARIFELCDPDFFPHTLQNSEVTSSSNCCHEEKSSYATTISPPLDVVDNNKFNINSNSSNIVTTTSSSTTTTSTTTNNNNNNNNNNNNATNGNNLSIFFDTQDEIDNDISASIDFSSSPSFVVPPLLPISTQQDQFDFPSAQPQVQLSTAAGSILTGLSHYPTDPVIAPLIGAPLPSVFDDDCISSIPSYVPLNPSSPSCSYLSPGIGVYMPPPGSLNTALSADSSGLFGGNILLGSELQAHELDYQGENGGMYCTDSIQRVFNSPDLQALGNESQKLVAGAGSSATLAPEISHLEDSTLKVGKLSVEQRKEKIHRYMKKRNERNFSKKIKYACRKTLADSRPRVRGRFAKNDDFGESHKQGSSNHEDDDEEIIVKEDDDMVDSSDIFAHISGVNSFKCNYSIQSLI, from the exons ATGTTGCAGGATGTTGTCCACCCCTCAACACCGGCTGAGCAACTCCCCATT GATGAGATTTCAGGCCCGATTAGTGCTCGAATTTTCGAACTTTGCGACCCCGATTTCTTCCCACACACACTGCAAAATTCTGAGGTTACCTCCAGCTCAAATTGTTGCCATGAAGAGAAGTCCTCATATGCCACAACCATATCTCCACCTTTAGATGTAGTAGACAACAATAAGTTCAATATCAATAGCAATAGCAGCAACATAGTCACCACTACCTCATCTAGCACTACCACAACCAGCACcacaaccaacaacaacaacaacaacaacaacaacaacaacaacgcaaCGAACGGCAATAATCTTTCTATCTTCTTTGACACTCAAGATGAAATTGACAATGACATCTCAGCCTCCATAGACTTCTCATCATCTCCATCTTTTGTCGTTCCACCACTTCTCCCAATCTCAACTCAGCAGGATCAGTTTGATTTCCCTTCAGCTCAGCCACAGGTGCAACTATCAACAGCAGCAGGTTCAATTTTGACGGGCCTCTCTCACTACCCTACAGATCCTGTGATTGCACCCCTTATTGGAGCTCCGTTACCATCTGTTTTTGATGATGATTGCATATCTTCCATCCCTTCTTATGTGCCTCTCAACCCTTCATCACCCTCTTGCTCTTATCTCAGTCCTGGCATAGGAGTGTACATGCCACCTCCTGGTTCCCTTAACACTGCCTTATCTGCTGACAGTTCTGGATTGTTTGGTGGGAACATTCTACTGGGGTCTGAACTGCAGGCACATGAATTGGACTACCAGGGAGAAAATGGTGGAATGTATTGTACAGATTCAATTCAAAGGGTGTTTAACTCCCCAGACCTTCAG GCACTTGGTAATGAGAGTCAGAAACTTGTAGCTGGGGCTGGAAGCTCTGCCACTTTGGCACCAGAAATCTCACACTTGGAGGACTCTACCTTGAAGGTTGGAAAACTCTCTGTTGAGCAGAGGAAGGAAAAGATTCATAGATACATGAAGAAGAGAAACGAAAGAAATTTCAGCAAGAAAATCAAG tatGCTTGCCGCAAAACTTTGGCGGATAGCCGGCCCCGGGTTAGAGGAAGGTTTGCAAAGAATGATGACTTTGGAGAGAGCCATAAACAAGGAAGTAGCAAtcatgaagatgatgatgaagag ATAATTgtgaaagaagatgatgatatgGTTGATTCCTCAGATATCTTTGCACATATCAGCGGAGTGAACTCTTTCAAATGCAACTATTCCATCCAGTCCttgatttga
- the LOC114401256 gene encoding protein MAIN-LIKE 2-like, whose translation MVRTRGLGRALGVGRGRGISEDTHEADVSLRRRPTASARKQRVRLREDMTERPEDVPQLHEDVPHVSDATPEMTGVTDAVQTEGVATDGSLRSPAADEGFPGGPRDPPILIDFAEHVAHNIWSGQERLDLKLVSHGRKVDKIGRPAPEIEGLIAGTGLSPLIRCSVITTDPGLISAFVERWHRETSTFHLPVGELTITLDDVASLLHLPITGALHTFEPLVTSDAIGLLTELLEVSHEEATFETRQAGGPHVRLGWLRDLYQSQCRSRLWVVAARTYLLHLVGCTLFANKSSTHVHVVHLEAFRDLAQAGGFAWGAAALVHMYDHLNDASQASTQQLGGYITLLQCWIYEHFPTVHTSFVHDVYHEGSPRACRWLTGKAHMTRIKGALYRRCLDALSVTDVCWMPYGEHWGVRAFDLILSYTGQLRWGQIVVYV comes from the exons ATGgttagaacacgaggtttaggtcgtgcgtTAGGAGTTGGTAGAGGTAGAGGCATTAGTGAGGATACGCATGAGGCTGATGTTTCTCTGCGTCGCAGACCTACTGCTTCAGCACGTAAGCAACGGGTTCGTCTGCGTGAGGACATGACAGAGAGACCTGAGGATGTGCCTCAGTTGCATGAGGATGTTCCTCATGTGTCTGATGCCACCCCAGAGATGACAGGCGTCACCGATGCTGTTCAGACAGAGGGAGTGGCTACTGATGGGAGCTTGAGGTCACCTGCTGCAGATGAGGGTTTCCCCGGTGGACCACGCGACCCACCGATTTTGATCGATTTTGCTGAGCATGTCGCACACAACATCTGGAGTGGACAG GAACGACTTGATCTGAAGTTGGTCTCCCACGGTAGAAAAGTAGATAAAATTGGGAGACCAGCGCCTGAGATCGAAGGGTTGATTGCTGGCACCGGATTGAGTCCACTGATCAGGTGTTCTGTTATCACCACTGATCCTGGACTCATATCCGCCTTCGTCGAGAGGTGGCATCGCGAGACTAGCACGTTCCACCTGCCAGTAGGCGAGTTGACGATCACGTTGGATGACGTGGCGTCACTCCTACACCTTCCCATCACTGGCGCGTTGCATACGTTCGAGCCGCTTGTTACTTCAGACGCCATTGGTCTACTGACGGAGCTTCTTGAGGTCAGTCATGAGGAGGCTACATTTGAGACCCGACAGGCTGGTGGGCCTCATGTCCGGTTGGGGTGGCTTCGGGACTTGTATCAGAGCCAGTGCAGGAGCAGACTATGGGTTGTAGCAGCCCGCACGTATCTGCTCCACTTGGTGGGTTGTACTCTTTTCGCCAACAAGAGTTCAACCCATGTACATGTCGTGCACCTGGAGGCTTTCAGGGACCTGGCCCAGGCAGGGGGATTCGCCTGGGGAGCGGCTGCATTAGTCCACATGTATGACCATCTGAATGACGCGTCGCAGGCCTCTACACAGCAGTTGGGCGGCTATATTACACTTCTCCAG TGCTGGATATACGAGCACTTTCCTACAGTGCATACATCCTTCGTTCATGATGTTTATCATGAGGGGAGCCCACGGGCCTGCAGGTGGCTTACGGGTAAAGCTCATATGACGAGGATCAAGGGAGCCCTGTATCGGAGATGTTTGGATGCCCTGAGTGTGACTGACGTGTGCTGGATGCCCTATGGTGAGCACTGGGGAGTCAGGGCCTTTGACTTGATATTGTCGTACACCGGCCAGCTCAGATGGGGTCAGATTGTGGTGTACGTTTGA